From one Rosa rugosa chromosome 4, drRosRugo1.1, whole genome shotgun sequence genomic stretch:
- the LOC133746045 gene encoding phragmoplastin DRP1A-like isoform X2, with the protein MISSVPIHLSIYSPNVINLTHLDLPGLTKVAVGSMRSFAILDESITGTFKQLIPWTKEEVSMCNLSVICWMKAQC; encoded by the exons ATGATCTCCAGTGTTCCAATTCATCTTAGCATATATTCTCCTAATG TTATCAACTTGACACATCTTGACCTTCCTGGGCTTACAAAAGTTGCTGTTG GATCAATGAGGTCTTTTGCTATACTAGATGAATCGATCACTGGTACATTCAAACAATTGATACCTTGGACAAAAGAAGAGGTCAGTATGTGCAATCTTAGTGTGATAT GTTGGATGAAAGCTCAATGCTAG
- the LOC133746045 gene encoding phragmoplastin DRP1A-like isoform X1: protein MISSVPIHLSIYSPNVINLTHLDLPGLTKVAVGSMRSFAILDESITGTFKQLIPWTKEEVSMCNLSVIFDRLDESSMLAIS, encoded by the exons ATGATCTCCAGTGTTCCAATTCATCTTAGCATATATTCTCCTAATG TTATCAACTTGACACATCTTGACCTTCCTGGGCTTACAAAAGTTGCTGTTG GATCAATGAGGTCTTTTGCTATACTAGATGAATCGATCACTGGTACATTCAAACAATTGATACCTTGGACAAAAGAAGAGGTCAGTATGTGCAATCTTAGTGTGATAT ttgatagGTTGGATGAAAGCTCAATGCTAGCTATTAGTTGA